GAATCCAAAGTTCCATTCGATACACACAAGTGGAGTGTGTGTTGAGACAGAGATTAAACTTGAAAACgcgtttaaaaaaaaagagctctgctagggtttgaagGCAACCCAAAGAAAGCCAGCCGCCAACCCCCCTTTGGGGGCTCCTCCCCTTTGGGgggttcctcctcctcctccatggAGGCTTCTCCTGCTTTAGGTAGGTAGTTTTCTCCCACAATAGGTGGGTTCTCTTCCACATTAGGTGGATTTCTACCCAATAAGTGGGGTTTTCTCTGTTATTTTAGTTTCCCTTTTCTGTTGCTACCTATCGTCCACTCCGCCCACCTCCACCCACTGGTCGCCGTCGTCGTCACTGTGTTGCAGCGAATGTGCCCCCACTGTCACTTCCGCGTCTCCACCACCGCATATTCCGCCGTTGTCATCCCCATGTTCAGTTGCTGGCCTTTCCTCTGAAGACCACAGCCACCTCTGTTTCCTCAAAGGCATCTTCTTTGCTGCTTCCTTTGTGCTACGACCGTGATTTCCTCCCCAACCATCATCTGTGGCTGCATCCTTCAAGTCCTTGGTCTCATTTCCTACTTCTTCCAGATCTGGTCTGCTGCGGGGTTTGTCCCCTGTTTTATAGGTGTTGAATACCTATGTTGATGATTACCTTGTAGCAAGATAGCTGACGGCAGAGCCGGCAAGGTAGAAGAAGTGACATGTAAAGTTTTCATTATCAAAATTTCACTTCTGTTTGCAGCAGGTCTTCTTTGGATTGAACTTTGGAGCCGCCGCTCCGCTGCCGCAACTGCCACTGTTTCGATACCCTAGATGGCTAGGGTTTGGATACCCTGAAAGCTTGGGCTTATCTGGCCCAGTTTTTCATGGGCTCAATACCATGGGCTTTTCATGGGTTGTACTTGCAGGAGTTCTCTTAATCTTTCTTAGTTCTAACTTAGTTTAGATGTTTCTAAGGAATCTTATGCTTAATGCTAATGAACTGGCCTTTTAAGTTAGTTTGGGCTTATGACCCAATTTCTTCATTCAATATGTATGATGTTCTCTGCTGTAAGTGCCGCTGGGCTCCCCTTTTGGGTGTTGAATGAATTTGAAccttcgaccaaaaaaaaaaagtggagtGTGTGTTTAGATAATGAGCGTAATAAGAATACACTTTTATTTACTTTATTTGAAgagttttattattatttttgtctCATGCTAACAACTATTTAGACGGGTATCACTATTCATTAATATCAACTATTTACGATATGTATGATATGTATTGTAGCACTCATAATGTATTATTATTtggttgtctaaatgatcatcagtttgggttaaattattttaattttattttaaattgaattaatgatatttaaaataactgataaaataaaaataaaaatctaccTCATTTATCTTAAACTTAATTAGACCACCTAAGACTATAATGATTTACTTACAAAAAAAAGACTATAATAATTTAACCTAAACTTTATCTTAGATtatttaaacaatcattattaGCACCTATGTCCTACTAAATACATTGATGAATAAAATCTTTTCTTTTAAAAGAAATCACCTATGTCCTACTGTAGCTAGTTTTTTCCCGTTtttaattaaactattttgatAGTAAAAAATAACTATCAGATTGTAATAAGAGTTTATAGTTGTGCGAGTTtgggaagaaaataatttaagaaatgattgtataattttaaattatatatgagTTGGCTTGTTGATACTGATGGATTTAGATTGAACCGTGATAAAAACCACTCAAGGTGTTACAACACCCACTTTTTAGCAGTTTTAGATAATCAtaaagttaaaaattaaagaaaaatcatGATGCACATTTTGTGAGGATCTAAAATTATCACAAAACGATATATTGTAGCCTTGTAGGTGGCTCATAGTACAACTATCATTAATGATTTAGATTTATACAAATGTACATATCACTATGACACTATTGATGCTTTAAGAGATGTAAAGGATTGAAACTATATATTAGCCTTTATGGAGTACCAAATTAAATCCATATTCGTGGAACAAACGGAGACTTAATTTCTGGATTTCGATTGTCTTCAACTTAGCATAAAAAGTTAGCACTATCTAACCCACAAACCAATAATAATAATCACATTATTAAGTTTCAGCAGCAGCGGTTTTCCACGTCCCACTATAAATCCATGGGTGAACACATGGCCGGTTTTCCATGTCCCACTATAAATCCATGGGTGAACACATGGCCGGCCAGCCCAGAGCCTCCAGAAAAAAATCACATTAAACTTTCCTAAAAAacaatttagttataataattaatgttcaagatgttATTAATGATTTTAGATGGTTTAGTGATTAGTAACTGTTTATGTTACTTTTATGTGCTGGGTTTGAATCCCACCTTTTCGATTTTAACAtgttatttattaattaattttgtactgaaagaattcaaaaattaaagcaaaaggtCGCGTTGCTTGGATTCAAACATGCGACCCCTGGGCGGATTGCAAGAGGTCAGTTGCCAAACGAACCAACATAATAGTTTTGATGAAATTTCGAAcgttaaatatatataatggtATCGGACAGTTGTATCTCCAAGAGATATTTCTCTTTATtaagggtccatttttattatttgcctatgacctccaaaatgtcgggaccgaccCTGGGtgaacacaacacaacacaatgGTATATGGGTTGTCGTTTTACGTTTACTTCTATATATTAGTCGTGTAAAGTAATTGTGCTAGCTGTTTTATATGTAGTGGTTCGATTTCAATTTGGAGACGGAGACCCAACTACTTGGAGTGAAAATGGGGCAATCACTCCAAGACAAAATAGATAAATAAAATAGTATGTACATGTTGTCTTTGAGCTAAGATCTTAGTCATGGTTGAGGGGGAAAAAGCATTTTGTTGCTCCTTTTTCTACTGGAAATCTTTTCCTTCGGGTTGTTTTTAGTTTCAGAAAGTAGGTGTCTTCATCAAAGATAAAGAACAATGTGTTCTAGAGTTGGTAGTAGTTTCAATTTGTGATCTTATTCATTTGTAAATTaatcatttatattttcttctatttttggTCAAAGATCATTTAGGGTGTTAAAAAACAGAGGCTCGGCCCAAAACTGTACTATTCAAGCCCATTTTTGTTCTATAGGCCAGGTTGGTTTTCAGGATAAAATTTATCAAATACGGTTTCAACACCTAGCAACAAATTTAGGAAAATATTCGTCAAAGAAATTTGACCCAACTTTGGTTTCTCCTTGCAGGTTAGCTAGAGGCTACAGCGTCTATGACATCCACTGCTCCAGGCACTGCAATGGCCAAGAAGGCTAACACTGAAGCAGCTTAATGACTGCATAGTCACTTATACAAATTCATTTATTTAGTTTTAGCGCCCTAAGTTGGATCAATATAAGTTAGAGTTGCAATGCTGAACTGAGAAAGAGTGGAAACCCCCTTGATGATCATTTCCTCACACCCTTCTTTTGGTTTTATCATCTCCTCCCTCTTTATTATGTGTAGTGAATCCCTTTCTTTTTAACAAGCGGTAGATTCATGTGAActagaaaaaaaatgtaagacTAATTTCTAAATTTAACTATTTTCTCTCAACTATTGTCTTtaaattcatcttcttcttttttaacttgattttgaaaagaaaaaaaaaacatatcatgCACTAGGTACTTCTTATATTATGAATGAGTTCAACCATTCCCTATAAATTGTTATTGTCATGAAATAATttaatcctttttttttatctggGCAAGAATCAAGTGAGACCCTTTTTCGATCCTAGCTATTGGCCcatatttctttctttattgTTTTCTTGTATTCTGCACGCTGTAAGCCCATAACTTAAGCCATCAAAATGCATCAGGCCCGTCCAGTTCGTGGAAGAAATTATGATTTGGAATGGGATAGAATTTTTGTTAAAAAGTGTATTCATCATATCTTTGAATCTGATAACCAGGCCCTTGTGAATGATACCCAGAGGCTAGGATTTTTACTCGAAGACTGCAGGTTTGTGTGGGCAAGACGTGAATTAAATTATTTGGCACACCAAGTGGCtaacaccccccccccccccccccccccccggccCCTCTGCTGTCCATCATAAGGAAGGATGCTGCCACGACACGTTAGTCCAGCTTACTCAGAATGCTTTCCAGCGAGAAGAATCCAGGGACTGTAAGCTATGATTTGTACTTGCTAGGAATCATATCTAAGACTAGATTCGTGTCGGGCTATGATAGTATGCCTTGAAGCTATGTTTTTAGATATAAGCTTTATTCTACTTAACTACTTATAACTAGCTTATACCTCAAAGGGTGGTTGACTTAAGGGTAATTCAGTAATTGTAGGTAGTCAGGGTTCGAACTCTAATTAAAGAGAATAATTTGGTCTAAATTATTAACAACTAGCTTGTACTTGGTCCGAGGTCTTTTTTATGATCAATATATCATCcctctttcgaaaaaaaaaaaaaaaactcattttaatcatataatcaatttaaatttgcttataaaaaaacataatcaatttaaattgatttgtTTGATTGGTTTACTTCACCCTAGACTCCAACTGAACCAATATTGCAAATCATTCGAATGCTTGATTCTCAAATTTATCTAATTTGAATAATTATAGTTTCACATCTTAAAgatgaggtggaggaggtgagAGATAAGACCATGAGCAATGGTTGGTTGAATCTTGTTTTGTTTACCCCTTTTCAaccccactttttcttttcccaaCACTCCAAATCATCTTCTCTCCCCAATTCAAtactcattcaacttttacccactccaatagttttacttaactctcaacaccctaccccaccactcaccctaccccaccacttttttattacacatttttatttaattttatatttttgtttttatgattacataaaattacaattgcttataaaaaaaaacataaaattacaattatcgatttaaattagtTAAATGGAAAGTTAGAAGAATTCTGGATGTTGAATTGGtacttgttgggatccattttcAAAACAAAGATTAAATCAAGCTTGgtgagaaagataataagatggtgagaaagataataagatggagaaaaacttggttttttttttctgtgtccaaatcaaatgaaccaagtctttatttatagagaaaaaaaaaatcatgaattttggtataaattttttttccagaaatttttttttatgaaataattgagttcaaaagacaAGGGTAAAAGAAATCTGGCGACCCAATCAGAAGCAGACACGTGGCAGCCCCATTTAATCCGTCAGCTTCTCTCTCCTTCCGCAGGCGcgtcacgcgccttgtctgcgcgTGAAGGTCACACGCCTGTCGGTGGCCATTAGGAACGCGCCACGTGGTGTCCGGGAGCTCTCTCAACTTTGTTGAGCTTCCTCAATATTTCTCCCCTCCCTCTCTCCTCCACATCACCCTCAACATTCTTCAACAACCACTACAACAtctcaacaatcctcaacacaatttttcaacaaccattgcTTATGGTCTAAGAAGCAAAGAACCACGCGCCTGTCGGTGGCCATTAGGAACGCGCCACGTGGTGTCCGGGAGCTCTCTCAACTTTGTTGAGCTTCCTCAACATTTCTCCCCTCCCTCTCTCCTCCACATCACCCTCAACATTCTTCAACAACCACTACAACAtctcaacaatcctcaacacaatttttcaacaaccattgcTTATGGTCTAAGAAgcaaagaaaaagtaagagagagaaagtataagatgtgatagatgataagagaaaagagatagaaataaaaatatgtggaaatgaagtgtttaaatcTGTTTGGATGTAGAGGTGAAAATTAGAGGAAGGATTATGAGTGGAAAGAATATATATAGAAAGAATATAAGTGGAAAATGAGGTGATTTTAAAGTTGTTTGGATTACACTAAAACCAATGGAAAAGTGAAGGAAAAGTGATAAGAAAGACAATGAGAGTGGTTGGATATTACCAATTTGCCCTTTTATAATTCCCAAATACTTTATTTAGAAAGTAATACAAGATAAATTTTAATACATTTATTAGAATATAATTGTGGCAATGAActgttttaagaaaaaaaaattaaacacaaattatgattattttactttctctccaatataattatttttattgttcAGGGCGCTACTAATAAAAATGCAACGTTGtgcaatttaaaatttaaactaGTTCAAGATATTAAATGGGCTAAAAATGTAATCTAACATAATGGCCACTCTGTCTCCTGTTTTCATGCCAAAGGTGGTGGGAAAACTGACACAGCTCTGTTGCTGTACGGTTCTCCTTCCCCTCTCATTTTCCTTGCTGTCCCAAACACATCAATGCATTTTCCAGCCCTTTTCCCCTCCCACTTTTCCCTTCCATCTAGTTTCACCCAAAACAAACACACTGTAAAAGATGAGGTGTgaatatatcattgttgatCTAATTTTAATCTCAACCGATCCGAtcatttgattaatttttttatatttaaatatttatatatatgcctcttaatatttaaatatataggCAGGGGCGTAGCAATGATTTTCACAAGAGGGGACTGATATCGCAAAGATTATGAACATATTTGGATATACGGTAAAAAATTACGATAAGTGAAAATTATAATGGGCAGaagtaaaaattaagaaaatttaatttatcCATTTGTACTGCGAACATGCATTATGACTTATAACAAgatacaataatttttttacctaATAATTTTCATAAGTAGAAGAAATACATAATTTGTTTGAGTGCAAATGTACAATAGATATTAACAAACTTATAAGCTTGTTGAAttagaatgaatagaaaagTACTATGAGTCTGTTTGATTTATCTTTTGATAAAATTACATTGAGAGAAAATGAAGTTTGACATAATTTTGTAATTGAGAGTGGTGTGTAAGAGTAAGTATTAAAAAAAGAATGTTATTTGGATAGAataaagtaaaatcacttttaaaaaaaagacattCTTGTAAGCTTCAAAACACATTTtagtttgacaaaaaaaaaatactcaaacAAGATGATAAACATTACAATATATGTTAATTTGTCCTCAAATATATAGGAATCGGTGATGATATTAAAACGTGCATTTGTTACAATACAAGTAACTAGCCTAGTCGTATTTCGATTCTAGACCAGCtccatttgttttgtttttaaaaactcaCCAGGACCATAAAACTTTGTATATACTATTAGGAAACAAAATTTGGAAGGTGGGGTTAACCATGGCATGAGTAGGCGATGAGTGATCATTCTCGCTAAACTAAAACTGAAAGCGAATTAATGGATAATCGTTCACTAAGCCAAAATCAAGAACCGAGAGCGAACGATTGATCATTCATTGAGTCAAAATCGAGAGTCAAGAGCGATTGAATCACAAAGATCATTTGCTACCGTACAATCGCAACCAACCGTGAAATGAGGATGATGACGTAATGAGTGCGATTGACAAGTGTGTCGTTGTAAGAGAGCCGAGAATCATGAATGGACACAACAACAAGAGGCAGCAACTGGTAGGGAGTTAGTGCAAACAAATGTTTCAAAGAggataagagaaaaaaaaaattgaaaatatttggaAAAACCGAGGAAGGAACCCCCTCATATGGGAAGCTTTGCTATTAGTTGCACCACTCTCGCGGCTAGAGTTTCAATAGGATTTAAACAAGCTTTGATACCGGGTCAAAATAATTTATGCTTGATGCTTCATAAATATTGTAAAATCACTTATattttaagagaaaaaaaacttatcatccaatcacattgcagataagtgagttgaaatttctatattttatttattaatttatttttaacttatttatcttcaatatgattggatgatgaattatttaacccaaactttattatGGGTAACCCAGAAAATATAATACCAGTCATTTACAACTGATTCCTAATTTACGTTAAAATGATTCTATCCTAATTAATATCAAATACAATGATTCTATTCTATAAGGGGAAACATGGCAGATTACCTCTTCAACACATATCTCCTTGCTTGTGTACTTTTGTGAACAGTCACACCAAAACCTTATCACTATAATACTGCTTCCTTCCTTCCACCACCTATCTATCTTGCTATATTTCTTCACACTACACACTACCAATGGAGCTCTTCTCAACTcaatcccttctcttcttcttcttcttcttcttcttctcccttctCCTCTTCATCTACTTCTACCTTCAATCCCTCAGGCTCACCACAAATAACAAGACAGGATTCAAAATCTACCCTCTAATCGGCTGCATGCCGGAATTTCTCATGAACCGTCACCGCTTCCTCGACTGGTCCACCGAAGTCCTCCGTGACTGCCCCACCAACACCGCCGTCTTCGCCCGCCCCGGCAACGTCCACGGCGTCATAACCGCCAACCCCGCCATTGTGGAGCACATGCTCAAGACCAACTTCGAAAACTACCCAAAGggccaaaaattcatcttcctcctcgGAGACTTCCTCGGCACCGGAATCTTCAACTCCGATGGCGACCTCTGGATGATGCAGAGGAAAACCGCCAGCTACGAATTCAGCACCAAATCTCTCCGGAACTTCGTCATGGAAAACGCCACGGCGGAGATGAGAGGAAGGCTGTTCCCCATTCTCGCCAGAGCAGCGGAAACGAACAGGGTCCTCGATTTGCAGGACATTCTGGAGCGATTCGCGTTCGACAATGTCTGCAAGCTCGCGTTTAACGTCGACCCCGGTTGCCTCGGCGGCGACGGCACCGCCGGAGCCGAGTTCATGGCGGCGTTTGAAAACGCCACCATGCTCAGCCAGGGGAGGTTCATGGCGGCGCTGCCGATACTGTGGAAGCTGAATAGGCTCTTCAAATTGGGACCAGAACGGAGGCTGAGGGAGTCAATCTCCACCGTCCATGAGTTTGCAGATAAGATCATACGGTCCAGATTGGAAGAAGCAGTGGACCCCACCGGAAACAACCAGGATCTGCTCTCTCGCTTCATCGGAACAGAGAACTGCTCGCCGGAGTTTCTCCGCTACATCGTCATCAGCTTCATCCTCGCTGGACGCGATACGACGTCGTCGGCGTTGAGTTGGTTCTTCTGGTTAATCTCTTCACGACCCGACGTGAGGGAGAAGATCCGAAACGAGATCAAAACGGTGCGTATTGGGAAAACGGAAACGGCGTCGTTTAGTTACGAGGAGTTGAAGGAGATGCATTACCTCCACGCGGCGATTTCCGAGACGATGAGGCTGTTTCCGCCGGTGCCGGTGGACACGAAGTCGTGCTCAAACGACGACGTTTTGCCAGACGGGACGAGGATGGGGAAGGGATGGTTTATATCTTATCATACCTACGCGATGGGGAGGATGGTGAGTGTGTGGGGGGAGGATTGTGAGGAGTTTCGGCCGGAGAGGTGGTTGGACGGCGGTGGTTTGTGGCGGAGTGAGAGTCCGTTTAAGTTTCCGGTGTTTCATGCGGGGCCCAGGATGTGTTTGGGGAAGGAGATGGCTTATATTCAGATGAAGTATATTGCTGCTTCGGTGATGGAGATGTTTGAGGTGGAGGCTTTGGAAAAGGACACGTGTCCTGAGCATGTTTTATCTTTGACTTTGAGGATGAAATGTGGGTTGCCTGTGAGGGTGAGGGTTttggtttgaactttgaagtgaGGTTGCTAGTGAGGGTGTTGGTTCGTAATAGGTAAGTGAAATAGGATCAAATGGTGAACTTGAAGGGTCTTGATTTTCCCACCTTAGCACCTATAAGctagtaattttttaaaatactcaagttttattgtttatcaGGCTTTTGAAAATACgatatttgtatttttatatatCAAGATTTAAAATTTGGTaatgtattttttaaaaatgtgtTTTTCTACATACTAAGTTTTAAACTAGTGGATGcatgtctaaatgactcatgataaaatttgggttaaataactcatcatccaatcacattggagataagtgaggtggaatttttatattttatttattaatttatttccaactcatttatctctaatgtgattggatgatgggttatttaacccaaactttatcatgggtcatttagacaatcccTTTAAACTATGATAATGTATTTTTGGGAAGTTTGTTTTTTACATTTTGTCGGTAGATAGTTTGTTTTTACATATTTGTAAGGAATGTGTTTTTTAACATACAGAATTCTAAAAtccaattatatttttaagaaatgTGGGAAATGTGCTT
This is a stretch of genomic DNA from Lotus japonicus ecotype B-129 chromosome 1, LjGifu_v1.2. It encodes these proteins:
- the LOC130730034 gene encoding cytochrome P450 CYP94D108 gives rise to the protein MELFSTQSLLFFFFFFFFSLLLFIYFYLQSLRLTTNNKTGFKIYPLIGCMPEFLMNRHRFLDWSTEVLRDCPTNTAVFARPGNVHGVITANPAIVEHMLKTNFENYPKGQKFIFLLGDFLGTGIFNSDGDLWMMQRKTASYEFSTKSLRNFVMENATAEMRGRLFPILARAAETNRVLDLQDILERFAFDNVCKLAFNVDPGCLGGDGTAGAEFMAAFENATMLSQGRFMAALPILWKLNRLFKLGPERRLRESISTVHEFADKIIRSRLEEAVDPTGNNQDLLSRFIGTENCSPEFLRYIVISFILAGRDTTSSALSWFFWLISSRPDVREKIRNEIKTVRIGKTETASFSYEELKEMHYLHAAISETMRLFPPVPVDTKSCSNDDVLPDGTRMGKGWFISYHTYAMGRMVSVWGEDCEEFRPERWLDGGGLWRSESPFKFPVFHAGPRMCLGKEMAYIQMKYIAASVMEMFEVEALEKDTCPEHVLSLTLRMKCGLPVRVRVLV